In one window of Gossypium hirsutum isolate 1008001.06 chromosome A01, Gossypium_hirsutum_v2.1, whole genome shotgun sequence DNA:
- the LOC107939685 gene encoding guanosine nucleotide diphosphate dissociation inhibitor 2: protein MDEEYDVIVLGTGLKECILSGLLSVDGLKVLHMDRNDYYGGESTSLNLIQLWKKFRGNDKPPAHLGSSRDYNVDMVPKFMMANGTLVRVLIHTDVTKYLYFKAVDGSYVFNKGKVHKVPATDMEALKSPLMGIFEKRRARKFFIYVQDYDAKDSKTHEGMDLTRVSTRALIAKYGLDDNTVDFIGHALALHRDDRYLDEPALDTVKRMKLYAESLARFQGGSPYIYPLYGLGELPQAFARLSAVYGGTYMLNKPECKVEYDDEGKVCGVTSEGETARCKKVVCDPSYLPNKVRKIGKVARAIAIMSHPIPNTNDSHSVQIILPQKQLGRKSDMYVFCCSYSHNVAPKGKFIAFVSTEAETDHPESELKPGIDLLGPVDEIFFDIYDRYEPVNEPSLDNCFISTSYDATTHFESTVSDVLNMYTMITGKVLDLSVDLSAASAAEE, encoded by the exons ATGGATGAAGAGTACGATGTCATAGTTCTAGGAACTGGTCTCAAGGAATGCATCCTCAGCGGTCTTCTTTCTGTTGACGGACTCAAG GTTCTGCATATGGATAGGAATGATTACTATGGAGGAGAGTCTACATCACTCAACCTCATTCAG CTCTGGAAGAAGTTTAGAGGAAATGATAAGCCTCCTGCTCATTTGGGCTCTAGCAGAGATTATAATGTGGACATGGTCCCTAAG TTTATGATGGCAAATGGCACTCTTGTGCGTGTTCTTATTCATACGGATGTTACAAAGTATCTTTACTTCAAAGCTGTGGATGGTAGCTATGTTTTCAATAAAGGGAAG GTTCATAAGGTGCCAGCGACTGACATGGAGGCACTCAAGTCTCCACTTATGGGAATATTTGAGAAGCGTCGTGCACGGAAGTTCTTCATATATGTTCAAGATTATGATGCAAAGGATTCTAAAACTCACGAGGGAATGGACTTGACAAGGGTGTCAACTAGGGCACTAATTGC GAAATATGGGCTTGATGATAACACTGTGGACTTCATTGGTCATGCATTGGCACTTCACAGAGATGACCGCTACCTGGATGAACCTGCATTGGATACTGTAAAAAGGATGAAG CTTTATGCGGAGTCTCTTGCCCGTTTTCAAGGTGGATCTCCATACATATATCCACTGTATGGATTAGGCGAGCTGCCTCAG GCTTTTGCACGGCTTAGTGCTGTTTATGGTGGAACATATATGTTGAATAAACCCGAGTGCAAG GTGGAGTATGACGATGAAGGCAAAGTTTGTGGTGTCACATCTGAAGGTGAAACTGCCAGGTGTAAGAAAGTTGTTTGCGACCCTTCCTACTTGCCAAACAAG GTTAGGAAGATCGGCAAGGTTGCTAGGGCAATTGCTATTATGAGTCACCCAATTCCAAACACCAATGATTCTCATTCTGTGCAGATTATCCTGCCACAAAAGCAGTTGGGTCGTAAATCGGATAT GTATGTCTTCTGTTGTTCATATTCTCACAATGTTGCTCCAAAGGGCAAATTCATTGCATTTGTTTCAACAGAGGCCGAGACAGATCACCCTGAGAGTGAACTAAAGCCTGGAATTGACCTTCTAGGTCCCGTTGATGAGATATTCTTTGATATCTATGACAGATATGAACCAGTCAACGAACCTTCTCTTGACAATTGTTTCATATCAACA
- the LOC107939680 gene encoding ankyrin repeat-containing protein At5g02620, giving the protein MEKQQSFKQPPQGLLEKQQSFKQSEKQQSFRGVMTEKQPPQRLLEKQQSFKQSEKQQSVRGVSSEKQPSGRGMMEKQKSFRGFIEKQKSFRVVMERQLSFIGAGERRKNRESPGKRGDSPLHLAARTGNLSRVREILHNFNVPEAKELLAKQNLEGETPLYVAAENGQPLVVAEMLKHMDLETASITARNGYDPFHVAAKQGHVEVLKELLGTFPNSVMTTDLSCTTALHTAAAQGHIDVVNLLLETDSDLAKIARNNGKTVLHSAARMGHLEVVKSLLSKDPSTGFRVDKKGQTALHMAVKGQNEEIVLELLKPDPSVLGLEDCKGNTALHIAVMKGRTQIVRCLLSVESININSTNKAGESPLDIAEKIGNPELVSILKEAGAINSKDHGKPPNAGKQLKQTVSDIKHDVQSQLQQTRQTGFRVQKIAKRLKKLHISGLNNAINSATVVAVLIATVAFAAIFTVPGQYVEDKTKGLSLGQAHIANKAPFIVFFVFDSLALFISLAVVVVQTSVVVIEQKAKKQLVFVINKLMWLACLFISVAFISLTYMVVGKESRWLAVCATVIGSTIMLTTIGSMCYFVILHRMEESKLRSIRKAESRSRSFSMSVASDSEILNNEYKRMYAL; this is encoded by the exons ATGGAAAAACAGCAGAGTTTTAAACAACCTCCTCAAGGACTCCTGGAGAAGCAACAAAGTTTTAAACAATCTGAAAAACAGCAGAGTTTTCGCGGTGTTATGACAGAAAAACAACCACCTCAACGTCTCCTGGAGAAGCAACAAAGTTTTAAACAATCTGAAAAGCAACAGAGTGTCCGTGGTGTTTCAAGTGAGAAACAGCCCAGTGGTCGCGGAATGATGGAAAAACAGAAGAGTTTTAGGGGCTTTATAGAGAAGCAGAAGAGCTTTCGTGTAGTAATGGAGAGGCAGCTGAGCTTTATTGGTGCAGGTGAACGCAGGAAGAATAGGGAGTCTCCAGGAAAAAGAGGTGATTCACCTCTTCATTTGGCAGCAAGAACAGGGAATCTATCTAGAGTTAGGGAGATTCTTCATAACTTTAATGTTCCTGAGGCCAAGGAACTTTTGGCCAAGCAAAACCTAGAAGGTGAAACTCCCCTTTATGTTGCAGCAGAGAATGGTCAACCTCTGGTTGTTGCAGAGATGTTGAAACATATGGATCTTGAGACTGCATCTATCACTGCACGGAATGGATATGATCCGTTCCATGTTGCTGCAAAGCAGGGTCATGTTG AAGTGCTAAAGGAGCTTTTGGGTACGTTCCCCAACTCGGTCATGACTACAGATTTATCATGTACAACTGCCCTACACACAGCTGCTGCTCAAGGGCATATTGATGTGGTCAATCTTCTTTTAGAAACAGACTCAGACCTTGCTAAGATTGCAAGGAACAATGGTAAAACCGTCCTCCATTCAGCGGCAAGAATGGGGCACTTGGAAGTAGTGAAATCTTTGCTCAGCAAGGATCCAAGTACAGGTTTTAGGGTAGACAAAAAGGGTCAAACTGCACTACATATGGCTGTGAAAGGTCAAAATGAGGAGATAGTGCTGGAATTGTTGAAACCTGACCCGTCAGTTTTGGGCTTGGAAGACTGTAAAGGGAACACTGCATTGCATATTGCAGTAATGAAGGGCCGTACTCAG ATTGTACGTTGCTTGCTATCGGTTGAGAGCATAAACATCAACTCAACAAACAAGGCTGGAGAAAGCCCACTTGACATTGCCGAAAAAATTGGAAACCCAGAACTTGTCTCGATCTTAAAGGAAGCAGGAGCAATCAATTCTAAGGACCATGGAAAGCCCCCAAATGCAGGAAAACAACTAAAGCAAACTGTAAGTGACATAAAACATGATGTCCAGTCCCAGCTTCAACAAACTCGACAAACTGGTTTCAGAGTGCAAAAAATTGCAAAGAGACTAAAGAAACTACACATTAGTGGCCTAAATAATGCTATAAACTCTGCCACTGTTGTTGCTGTTCTCATTGCTACTGTTGCTTTTGCTGCCATCTTCACTGTCCCTGGACAGTATGTTGAGGATAAAACGAAGGGGCTCTCGCTCGGGCAAGCACATATAGCTAACAAGGCACCGTTTATTGTGTTCTTTGTCTTTGATAGCCTTGCTTTGTTCATCTCTTTGGCAGTGGTGGTTGTTCAGACATCGGTGGTTGTGATTGAACAAAAGGCAAAGAAGCAGCTTGTCTTTGTAATTAACAAGCTCATGTGGTTGGCATGCCTTTTCATTTCAGTTGCATTTATTTCGCTGACTTACATGGTGGTGGGAAAAGAGTCTAGATGGCTTGCTGTGTGTGCAACTGTAATTGGCAGCACAATCATGCTTACTACAATTGGCTCGATGTGCTATTTTGTCATTTTACATAGAATGGAGGAGTCAAAGTTAAGGAGCATAAGGAAAGCTGAGAGTCGTTCCCGGTCTTTCTCTATGTCTGTGGCTTCGGATTCTGAGATCCtgaataatgaatataaaagGATGTATGCGCTTTAA
- the LOC107939683 gene encoding la-related protein 6B: protein MALPETLDSPQSSSSSDPQLFRNLSSSRLNAQAPEFVPTRSTPQQQQQQQQSMRMMIPPPPPPGIMHVYSPPPAPAGAAFHLPVPMPPHLVPVPHHMSMRNHHHHPYQNHHHREQEVEAVAKKDHQEHKDHGSISSKNGLSEEATLKILNQVEYYFGDLNLATTDHLMRFINKDPDGYVPISVVASFKKIKALVTTHSQLATVLRNSAKLVVSEDGKKVRRQHPLTESDMEELQSRIIVAENLPEDHCHQNLMKIFSAVGSVKTIRTCQPQPSGGGMSSASRSAKSDGMHFSNKLHAFVEYDTVELAEKAVAELNEEGNWRSGLRVRLMLRHVSKPAHARAKKGHDGEGQCEEDDVCISELPSNEKQQEDPSQLSDIHSHGNPASSNPILIGEEHSNEKECGQKKGRNRGRGKGRGRTQYHNNHHSSHGNHVGTPPSASSNWVSNEQATGAKQPPGPRMPDGTRGFAMGRGKPVAVNTA from the exons ATGGCCCTGCCAGAAACCCTAGATTCCCCgcaatcatcatcttcttcagaTCCACAACTGTTCCGGAACTTGTCATCCAGTCGGCTCAATGCCCAGGCGCCGGAGTTTGTGCCTACTCGCTCGACGCCTCAGCAGCAGCAACAACAGCAGCAAAGTATGAGGATGATGATCCCTCCTCCTCCGCCCCCTGGGATCATGCACGTCTACTCTCCTCCTCCTGCGCCGGCGGGGGCGGCGTTTCACCTCCCCGTGCCTATGCCACCTCACTTGGTTCCCGTTCCCCATCATATGTCCAtgagaaatcatcatcatcatccttaCCAGAACCATCATCATCGAGAGCAGGAAGTTGAAGCTGTTGCTAAGAAAGATCATCAGGAGCACAAGGATCATGGTTCGATTTCCTCCAAAAACGGACTATCTGAAGAAGCTACACTGAAGATTTTGAATCAG GTTGAGTACTATTTTGGCGATTTGAACTTGGCCACCACGGATCATCTTATGAGGTTCATCAACAAGGATCCTGATGGATATG TGCCAATATCTGTTGTTGCATCTTTTAAGAAGATTAAAGCCCTTGTAACTACTCATTCCCAGCTAGCTACTGTTTTGCGGAACTCAGCAAAGCTT GTAGTTAGTGAAGATGGAAAAAAAGTAAGACGCCAGCATCCCCTTACTGAATCAGATATGGAAGAGTTGCAA TCTCGTATAATTGTTGCTGAAAATTTGCCTGAGGATCACTGCCATCAGAACCTCATGAAGATTTTCTCTGCGGTTGGGAG TGTGAAAACAATCCGTACCTGTCAGCCTCAACCCTCTGGTGGTGGGATGTCTTCAGCATCTAGGTCAGCAAAGAGTGATGGCATGCATTTTAGTAACAAG tTGCATGCATTTGTGGAATATGATACTGTTGAGTTGGCTGAAAAAGCT GTTGCGGAGCTTAACGAAGAGGGAAATTGGAGGAGTGGCCTTAGGGTCCGTCTAATGCTTAGACATGTG TCAAAACCTGCTCATGCAAGAGCGAAAAAGGGCCATGATGGAGAAGGTCAATGTGAGGAAGATGATGTTTGTATTTCTGAACTGCCTTCAAATGAGAAACAACAAGAAGATCCTTCTCAGTTGTCTGATATTCATTCACATGGGAATCCTGCAAGTTCCAATCCAATTCTTATA GGAGAGGAGCATTCTAATGAGAAAGAGTGTGGGCAGAAAAAAGGGAGAAACAGGGGCCGGGGTAAAGGACGTGGGCGGACTCAATACCATAATAACCATCATAGTAGTCACGGAAATCATGTAGGCACTCCCCCTTCAGCTTCAAGTAATTGGGTCAGCAATGAGCAAGCTACTGGAGCAAAGCAGCCCCCTGGTCCTCGTATGCCAGATGGCACAAGAGGATTTGCTATGGGTCGAGGGAAGCCAGTTGCTGTTAATACTGCATGA
- the LOC107939689 gene encoding poly(ADP-ribose) glycohydrolase 1 produces MEDSAELESILPYLPLVIGSSRRLLWPSKVVEALEAMSRGPDHSLVNCGEVLSIAISDMRASLSLADPLALSAPLGYALFFDELMSGADSRKWFAEDIPKLANLLLRLPSLLEVHYQNSRAYGYGLRILGPQQPGMVLLSQELIGALLACSLFCLFPISNRGLKHLPTINFDQLFASLYDSYSESQENKVRCIICYFQRICLQMPTGSVSFERKLLSLEHHPWQSFLSYPYADFWTKSTIPLCPFQVHSSGLIEDHAIEALEVDFANKYLGGGALHRGCVQEEIRFMINPELIAGMLFLPSMADNEAIEIVGAERFSDYTGYASSFRFSGDYVDKRSVDFLGRRKTRIVAIDALCSPRMKQYKLKYLIRETNKAICGFLDQSKYSQYKRIFKMNSVQLNEGSSLPIKAKGESRTEEVRKSDEKSWRLEDCENYIGIATGNWGCGAFGGDPEVKTIIQWLAASQALRPFISYYTFGLEALQSLAQVTQWIILQKWNVGDLWNILIEYSSQKLRGEADVGFFAWLLPSLPK; encoded by the exons ATGGAAGACAGCGCAGAGTTGGAGTCGATCCTGCCCTATCTACCGTTAGTAATTGGATCTTCGAGGCGACTGTTATGGCCATCGAAAGTGGTTGAGGCTCTGGAGGCGATGTCCAGAGGTCCTGATCACAGCCTAGTCAACTGTGGCGAAGTCCTCTCCATCGCCATTTCCGACATGAGAGCTTCTCTTTCCCTCGCTGACCCTCTCGCTCTCTCTGCCCCCCTAGGCTATGCCCTCTTCTTTGATGAG CTCATGTCCGGGGCCGACTCCAGAAAATGGTTTGCGGAGGATATTCCAAAATTAGCCAATCTGCTATTGCGGTTGCCTTCCCTTTTAGAGGTTCACTATCAGAACTCGCGGGCTTATGGATACGGTCTCCGCATCTTGGGTCCGCAGCAACCTGGCATGGTGCTTCTCTCCCAG GAGTTGATTGGCGCTCTACTTGCATGctctttattttgtttgtttccaATCTCTAATAGAGGTCTTAAACATCTGCCAACCATCAACTTTGATCAATTGTTTGC GAGTCTCTATGACAGTTACAGTGAGAGCCAAGAAAACAAAGTGAGGTGCATTATCTGCTATTTCCAAAGGATATGTTTGCAAATGCCGACAGGATCTGTCTCATTTGAGCGCAAGCTTCTCTCTTTAGAACATCATCCTTGGCAATCATTCCTCTCTTATCCGTATGCTGATTTTTGGACCAAATCAACTATCCCCCTCTGCCCTTTTCAG GTCCACAGCTCAGGCTTGATAGAAGATCACGCTATTGAGGCTCTTGAAGTGGATTTTGCTAATAAATATCTTGGTGGTGGTGCTCTACATAGGGGCTGTGTGCAG gaAGAAATTCGTTTCATGATCAATCCTGAATTGATTGCTGGCATGCTTTTCTTGCCTTCCATGGCAGACAATGAAGCTATAGAAATTGTTGGAGCAGAGAGGTTCTCTGACTATACAGG ATATGCCTCTTCATTTCGGTTTTCTGGTGACTATGTGGACAAAAGGAGTGTTGACTTTCTTGGAAGACGAAAAACCAGAATTGTTGCTATAGATGCTTTGTGCAGTCCAAGAATGAAACAGTACAAACTGAAATACCTTATTCG GGAGACTAATAAGGCAATTTGTGGCTTTTTGGATCAATCAAAATATAGCCAGTACAAGAGAATATTCAAGATGAACTCAGTGCAG TTAAATGAAGGTTCTTCTCTGCCTATTAAAGCTAAAGGAGAATCCAGGACAGAGGAAGTCAGAAAGTCTGATGAGAAAAGTTGGCGCTTAGAGGACTGTGAAAATTATATTGGGATAGCAACGGGAAATTGGGGCTGTGGTGCATTTGGAGGAGATCCTGAAGTGAAGACCATAATTCAGTGGCTTGCTGCTTCTCAG GCTTTAAGACCTTTCATTTCATACTACACTTTTGGTCTGGAGGCACTGCAAAGTCTTGCTCAG GTGACTCAGTGGATTATATTGCAGAAATGGAATGTCGGAGACCTTTGGAACATTTTGATAGAATATTCATCCCAGAAATTGAGGGGAGAAGCAGACGTTGGCTTTTTTGCTTGGCTTCTTCCTTCATTGCCGAAATAA